TCTTCATGAAGTAGGTTAGAGATTTTTTTCATGTATTGATAATGAAGTCTCgaggtaaattttttttttgggaagttTACATGTTGACCCCTCGGGATTAAAATCCTGGATCCACCACTTGTTCTTCATGAAGTAGGTGAGAGAAGATGTTTTTTCATGTATTGATAATGAAGTCTTGAggtaaaaatattttgtaagTTTTATACGTTGACCCCTCGAGATTAAAATCCTGGATCCGCCAAGCTTGCTCATCccttttttctgattttgagTATAACTTCTTATATAATGAACATATCCTTGATTTAACGTCATCTTTCTTGTGGTTCTCCACCTTTTGCAAtccttttcaatttatttgaaTAGAATTACattgaccaaaagaaaaaagaggaagcaAAAGCTATGTAGAAAGGTAGAGCAGAGAAATGAACTTGGTTGGCTTAGTGGGAAAACCTGTtttgtatctgaaatttgttttttacaaCCATGACATTGTTCATTTGAGAATTTatattgaaaaatgaaaaattaggtcttcttcttccttgagCTTGGGCcgctcctttttctttttccaccatctctctctctctctctctctctctccctctccctgtCCCTCCTCACACGCAGCCGCCAGCGTACGTCctatcttttcttcttcttcctcctctcctctcctctcatctctctctctgaatctTTCCTTCTCCCTCTCGTTGGCTTCTGGCTTCAAGATTGACCAGAAACATATTTGAAATGTCTGATACTCGTGTCAAGAACCTAGGATACGCGTATCCGTTAGTCAAAGATGGTATCCGTTGAATCCAATACGTATCCAATGCATATCCGACTGCGTATCTATGCTTCATAGCTACACATTTTATATACCCTATGTATTCATATTTCATTATGAACTGATTCTCATACTCATTTGTATTTATCATCTGTTTGGTTGATGAGAAGATAATTGAAACTGAGAAAAGACACGATTCTGGATTTCTTGGTATTTGGTTCAAGCCTTTAGTTTTAAGTTTGAAACtctaatttcctttttcaaggCTTTCACTGAAATTGACAGGTTTGATCAACGTGCTTATGAAAATTGTCTATATAATGATGTTGTATGATTCTCATGTATGAATTTAAAGAAATGTCTCTTTGAATTGAATAGGGAACTTAAAAATGTTGCCAAGATGGAGCAGAGCTGTTACTCACTTCTCAAGGCTGGGTTCACAGTATAACTTGAATCTcagaaatgaattttatgttatttcTCGCCAAAGCTATGGCAGGGCTGCTGCAGCTGTGGCTCCAGATAAAGCTATTACTGTGGAAAAACTTCTCCCGAGTGAGTCAATGGTACGTTTTTGAGCTACCCATATGCATTTATGTGTGTAAGGTACTCAGTTTGTGTCTGTCTGTTTGGAAATCGAACTTGCTGATTTAGGTAATAGTCAGTTGTAGTTTTAATTAAGTTTGATGATTTACTTGTTAATGGGCATAGATTATCCGGAAATTAAAGCATTAGCCATGAATCATGCTTGTGATCGTGTATTTGTGTGTCTGCGTGTTGGCCTTCGTCAAGCTGAAGCTTCTAGAATTATTTCATTGCTGAGACTTAGTGTACCAATGCTCAACAGGTAAATCTGGACAAACTGTTTTGGTCTAAGCCATGCTCATTGGCTTTGGCCCCGGACTCCCCATTAAGAATTGAGGAGCCACAATATGCGGGATTTAAACGTGCAATCCTTAGGCTGATGCTGTTTTATAGCAAACAAAGCACGTCCATTCGAGGAGCAAATGTGGTATATAAGCGAATCATTTCACAAGTTGATAAACCTGCCATTTATGAAGgtcaaattttctctcttctttcccttgtattttctttaataatcTTGTGGATATGAGGATAATTGGCAATGTTTTTAAAGCAAGCTTGATGGTGAGCTAAACTTTTCTCACAAAATATGCAGTATTCAACTTGGAGAAAACCTTTAAGACAACATTCTCTCTACTTGTACTTCATATGTGGCTTTGCTTACGCCGGTTGAAAGAAGACGGAAAGGAAGGGGTTGAATTCGGGCAATACATATATGAGACTTACAATCACGATGTGGAACTTAGAGTATCTAAGGCTGGGGTATGTGATCAGTTCTCTTATGTTAAGCTACATAATCCACTTTGAACTTAATGCTTACTGACAGTTTAGTTGCTTCTTGTTAATGTTATTTTCGGATGACAAGTATTAATCAAATTGGAGGTTAtcaactattttttaaaag
Above is a window of Prunus persica cultivar Lovell chromosome G2, Prunus_persica_NCBIv2, whole genome shotgun sequence DNA encoding:
- the LOC18785436 gene encoding ubiquinol-cytochrome-c reductase complex assembly factor 1; amino-acid sequence: MLPRWSRAVTHFSRLGSQYNLNLRNEFYVISRQSYGRAAAAVAPDKAITVEKLLPSESMVNLDKLFWSKPCSLALAPDSPLRIEEPQYAGFKRAILRLMLFYSKQSTSIRGANVVYKRIISQVDKPAIYEVFNLEKTFKTTFSLLVLHMWLCLRRLKEDGKEGVEFGQYIYETYNHDVELRVSKAGVNLLLTKWMKDLEKIFYGNIVAYDAAVLPEARQNELQNVIWRNVFSDDGSSQPNGDASRAVQAMARYIRREVSCLSLTDKEAVFSGNFMFTSLKGEKPKSEASI